One Marinibacterium anthonyi genomic region harbors:
- a CDS encoding putative FAD-linked oxidoreductase, translated as MTQPMIEELRAVLGPLGCLTGAGMAASAQLWDLNETSAQEMPLALLRPASVEEVSAALAICHRHGQAVVPQGGMTGLAGGANPRAGDVALSMARFAGVEEVDPASATMTVKAGTVLEVAQRAAEAEGLLLPIDLGARGSCQIGGAIATNAGGIRVLMRGSTRDNLLGIEAVMADGTVISHLTKYKKDNTGYNLTHLLAGSEGTLAVITRAVIRLHPLPAMTDTALCAVENFGQVIALFTRFRRDLRLSAFEVMWADYFRWCGGEGLFSQVPPLVLLVEAEGPGLEGALEQAIMDELVYDALIPKSLAEVRKFWEVRESSNVAWPVTNAVNLDVSLPLEAMEGFATTCMTRMKALGEGVAPYVFGHVGDGNLHLVVGLPEADPKLIHAVDQIAYDQVRAVNGSVSAEHGVGTEKRDWLGYSRSPEEIAVMRAIKAALDPKGILNPGKVI; from the coding sequence CTGACCGGGGCCGGGATGGCGGCAAGCGCGCAGCTGTGGGATCTGAACGAGACCTCCGCGCAGGAGATGCCGCTGGCGCTGCTGCGCCCTGCGAGCGTCGAGGAGGTCAGCGCCGCGCTGGCGATCTGTCACCGGCATGGGCAGGCGGTGGTGCCGCAGGGTGGCATGACCGGGCTGGCGGGGGGCGCGAACCCGAGGGCGGGGGATGTGGCGCTGTCGATGGCGCGCTTTGCCGGGGTCGAGGAGGTCGATCCCGCGTCCGCCACCATGACCGTGAAGGCGGGCACGGTGCTGGAGGTGGCGCAACGGGCGGCGGAGGCGGAGGGGTTGCTGCTGCCGATCGACCTGGGGGCAAGGGGGTCCTGCCAGATCGGCGGGGCGATCGCGACCAACGCGGGGGGGATCCGGGTGCTGATGCGGGGCAGCACGCGCGACAACCTGCTGGGGATCGAGGCGGTGATGGCCGATGGCACGGTGATTTCGCACCTGACGAAGTACAAGAAGGACAACACCGGGTATAACCTGACCCATCTGCTGGCGGGGTCCGAAGGCACGTTGGCGGTGATCACGCGGGCGGTGATCCGGCTGCATCCGCTGCCGGCGATGACCGATACGGCGCTGTGCGCGGTCGAGAATTTCGGGCAGGTGATCGCGCTTTTCACGCGGTTCCGGAGGGATCTGCGGCTGTCGGCTTTCGAGGTGATGTGGGCGGATTATTTCCGCTGGTGCGGGGGCGAGGGGCTGTTTTCGCAGGTGCCGCCGCTGGTGCTGCTGGTCGAGGCGGAAGGGCCGGGGCTGGAAGGCGCGCTGGAACAGGCGATCATGGACGAGCTGGTTTATGACGCGCTGATCCCCAAGTCGCTGGCCGAAGTGCGGAAGTTCTGGGAGGTGCGGGAAAGCAGCAATGTCGCCTGGCCGGTGACCAATGCGGTGAACCTGGACGTCAGCCTGCCGCTGGAGGCGATGGAGGGGTTCGCGACCACCTGCATGACGCGGATGAAGGCGCTGGGCGAGGGCGTCGCGCCTTATGTCTTCGGGCATGTGGGGGATGGTAACCTGCACCTGGTGGTGGGGCTGCCCGAGGCGGATCCGAAGCTGATCCATGCGGTGGACCAGATCGCCTATGACCAGGTGCGGGCGGTCAACGGGTCGGTGTCCGCCGAACACGGGGTCGGGACCGAGAAACGCGACTGGCTGGGCTATTCGCGCAGCCCCGAGGAAATTGCCGTGATGCGGGCGATCAAGGCGGCGCTGGATCCAAAGGGGATCCTGAACCCCGGCAAGGTGATCTGA
- the melA gene encoding Alpha-galactosidase, translating into MAHPKITFIGAGSTVFAKNLIGDILGYPELSDAHIMLYDIDAQRLEDSGLIARRVNQTLGTNATIETTLDLSRALDGATYAINMIQVAGYRPGTTTDFDIPKSYGLEQTIGDTLGIGGIMRGIRTLPVILDMAHQMERLCPDVMFLQYANPMAINCLGLARASKIRTVGLCHSVRYTARELSEDIGVPLDEIDYLVAGINHVAFYLKLERKGQSLYPLLDKVIAEGRVPDWNRVRYDLYRNFGYFVTESSEHFAEYVPWYIKSHRPDLIETFNVPIDEYPRRCERQIDRWATLSKDLKDPSKPLEIERSVEYGVEIIHSMETGTPRVIYGNVMNTGCITNLPQDCCVEVPCLVDHQGVQPTAVGDLPMHLAALIQTQINVQKLTVEAVLTGNRDHVLHAAMLDPHTAAELDPAQIRQLVDDLMAAHGDWIPEALRA; encoded by the coding sequence ATGGCCCATCCCAAGATCACCTTCATCGGCGCCGGAAGCACTGTCTTCGCCAAGAACCTGATCGGCGACATCCTCGGCTATCCTGAGCTGTCGGACGCCCATATCATGCTCTACGACATCGACGCGCAGCGGCTGGAGGACTCCGGCCTCATCGCCCGGCGCGTGAACCAGACGCTGGGCACCAACGCCACGATCGAGACCACGCTGGACCTCTCGCGCGCCCTCGATGGGGCGACATACGCGATCAACATGATCCAGGTCGCCGGCTACCGCCCGGGCACCACCACCGATTTCGACATCCCCAAGTCATACGGTCTGGAACAGACCATCGGCGATACGCTGGGAATCGGCGGCATCATGCGTGGCATCCGCACCCTGCCCGTGATCCTCGACATGGCGCATCAGATGGAACGCCTCTGCCCCGACGTGATGTTCCTGCAATACGCCAACCCGATGGCGATCAACTGCCTTGGCCTCGCGCGCGCGTCAAAGATCCGCACCGTGGGCCTGTGCCATTCGGTCCGCTACACCGCGCGGGAACTCTCCGAAGATATCGGCGTGCCGCTGGACGAAATCGACTACCTCGTCGCCGGCATCAACCACGTGGCCTTCTACCTCAAACTCGAACGCAAGGGCCAAAGCCTCTATCCCCTGCTGGACAAGGTCATCGCCGAGGGCCGCGTGCCCGACTGGAACCGCGTGCGCTATGACCTCTACCGGAACTTCGGCTACTTCGTGACCGAAAGCTCGGAACATTTCGCCGAATACGTGCCCTGGTACATCAAGTCCCATCGCCCGGACCTGATCGAAACCTTCAACGTGCCCATCGATGAATACCCCCGCCGCTGCGAACGCCAGATCGACCGCTGGGCGACGTTGTCCAAGGACCTCAAGGACCCCTCCAAGCCCCTGGAAATCGAACGGTCGGTCGAATACGGGGTCGAAATCATCCATTCCATGGAAACCGGCACACCCCGCGTGATCTACGGCAACGTGATGAACACGGGCTGCATCACCAACCTGCCGCAGGATTGCTGTGTCGAAGTCCCCTGCCTGGTCGATCACCAGGGCGTCCAGCCGACCGCCGTGGGGGATCTGCCCATGCACCTGGCCGCCCTGATCCAGACCCAGATCAACGTGCAGAAGCTGACGGTCGAAGCCGTCCTGACCGGCAACCGCGACCACGTCCTGCACGCCGCGATGCTGGATCCGCATACCGCCGCCGAACTGGACCCCGCCCAGATCCGCCAGCTGGTGGACGATCTGATGGCCGCCCACGGCGACTGGATCCCGGAGGCCTTGCGCGCCTGA
- the afr_1 gene encoding 1,5-anhydro-D-fructose reductase, producing the protein MKTLGIGVIGCGNIAPHYLRNARAFQAIDIRALADLDQDLAARRGAEFGLPAMTTDALLTRDDIDIVLNLTPPSAHVAVTTAALQAGKHVYSEKPLAVTVDAARQLADLAGDMHLMLCVAPDTFLGAAHQHARRLIDGGDLGTIIGGTAFFLSPGMEGWHPNPAFFYREGGGPLLDMAPYYITLLVNLLGPVDRVAAMSSTPQATRRVTADGPFQNTDIPVDVPTTCWSLLHFASGAQVMFGMSWDVKAHDMPFIELFGTGGSVRLADPDQFGGKVRHSTGGDWTVIDTETDRFGGIDGQWNDYRSLGLADMAMALNEDREPQAALGRALHVLDVIETVARAATSEQILRPATTCDRAAPFDADGIVLRPV; encoded by the coding sequence ATGAAGACCCTTGGCATCGGCGTCATCGGCTGCGGCAACATCGCGCCCCACTACCTGCGCAACGCGCGCGCCTTCCAGGCGATCGACATCCGCGCGCTGGCCGATCTGGATCAGGACCTGGCCGCGCGCCGGGGCGCCGAATTCGGCCTGCCCGCCATGACCACCGACGCGCTGCTGACGCGCGACGACATCGACATCGTGCTGAACCTGACGCCGCCCTCGGCCCACGTGGCCGTCACCACCGCGGCGCTGCAGGCGGGCAAGCATGTCTATTCGGAAAAACCGCTGGCCGTCACCGTCGACGCCGCCCGCCAGCTGGCCGATCTGGCCGGCGACATGCACCTGATGCTCTGCGTCGCGCCCGACACCTTCCTTGGCGCTGCGCACCAGCACGCCCGCCGCCTGATCGACGGCGGCGACCTGGGGACCATCATCGGCGGCACCGCCTTCTTCCTGTCCCCGGGCATGGAAGGCTGGCACCCCAACCCGGCCTTCTTCTACCGCGAAGGCGGCGGCCCGCTGCTGGACATGGCGCCCTATTACATCACCCTGCTGGTCAACCTGCTGGGCCCGGTCGACCGCGTCGCCGCCATGTCATCGACCCCGCAGGCCACCCGCCGCGTCACCGCCGACGGCCCGTTCCAGAACACCGACATCCCCGTGGACGTGCCCACCACCTGCTGGAGCCTTTTGCACTTCGCCTCCGGCGCGCAGGTCATGTTCGGCATGTCGTGGGACGTGAAGGCGCACGACATGCCCTTCATCGAACTTTTCGGCACCGGCGGGTCGGTCCGCCTGGCCGACCCCGACCAGTTCGGCGGCAAGGTCCGCCACAGCACCGGCGGCGACTGGACGGTGATCGACACCGAAACCGACAGGTTCGGCGGCATCGACGGCCAATGGAACGATTACCGCAGCCTTGGACTGGCCGACATGGCCATGGCGCTGAACGAAGACCGCGAACCGCAGGCCGCCCTTGGCCGCGCGCTGCACGTGCTGGACGTCATCGAAACCGTCGCCCGCGCCGCCACGTCGGAACAGATCCTGCGCCCCGCCACCACCTGCGACCGTGCCGCGCCCTTCGATGCCGACGGCATCGTCCTGCGCCCGGTCTAG